A single region of the Sorex araneus isolate mSorAra2 chromosome 7, mSorAra2.pri, whole genome shotgun sequence genome encodes:
- the LOC129406491 gene encoding uncharacterized protein LOC129406491, translating into MQPAPLNMPLNVSGWQRQRGLETARELGAGAAQNGSAAGNFHSSPFSGWMFLPGIFPPPSRSVPRFYLCFGFQSLVSLRLRRRHPRALRECDERFVFRGFFVSQPLSLRPGSRSPPSSPSRRLPLQPRSCWSRLPVSELRALRASVFAQRPPSANQWPASPAPHARAHWRAWPSSRRVTRPAGRGGAGRARGAGAGGRGECECERARSPAGPGAGWGRGRGKFPVPSHSEFSHHSFGTALLVLIITDNIRRR; encoded by the coding sequence atgcAGCCGGCACCGCTGAACATGCCTCTGAATGTCAGCGGCTGGCAGAGGCAGAGGGGCTTAGAGACCGCCCGAGAATTGGGCGCCGGAGCAGCCCAGAACGGCTCTGCAGCAGGAAACTTtcattcttctcctttctccGGATGGATGTTCCTCCCGGGCATTTTCCCCCCGCCCTCTCGCTCTGTCCCCCGTTTCTATTTATGTTTTGGCTTTCAGAGTCTGGTCTCGCTCCGTCTCCGTCGCCGCCATCCCCGGGCCCTCCGCGAGTGTGACGAGCGGTTTGTCTTCCGTGGCTTTTTCGTCTCGCAGCCGCTCTCCCTGCGCCCCGGCTCTCGCTCTCCGCCTTCCAGCCCTTCCCGCCGCCtcccgctccagccccggagctgCTGGTCTCGGCTGCCCGTGTCTGAGCTCCGAGCGCTCCGCGCCTCTGTTTTTGCGCAGCGCCCTCCTTCTGCCAACCAATGGCCGGcgagccccgccccccacgcccgcgcCCATTGGCGGGCTTGGCCGTCCAGCAGGCGCGTCAcgcggccggcggggcggggcggggcggggcgggcgcgaggggcgggcgcgggcggccgcggtgagtgtgagtgtgagcgcGCGAGGAGCCCGGCGGGCCCAGGCGCTGGCTGGGGACGCGGCCGCGGAAAGTTCCCGGTCCCCAGCCACAG